Proteins found in one Artemia franciscana chromosome 13, ASM3288406v1, whole genome shotgun sequence genomic segment:
- the LOC136034807 gene encoding nucleoporin 88-like isoform X2 produces the protein MMLEAQHKLEKLRIFSELEECKDTYAGGNQKLHPFQILGFSTSKCFVWDHSNENILCQVIDQSSENIQTIVLTCPPNFDVTSFELNADCSAAVVYGKDGVIAIEMPDAQFSLRSRPHASSIGAKSSFIGETYFLRDPSLEVMEVKWHPGSPTNSHLSVLTSDSCFRTYDIFNPKKPPVSIGVGRKAGQVRRGIPSPKFLGDTAIAFDFGRPGTNLEALSDDGSSWTFPVYVLFGDGRVYTFRSSVSQMGGNVSVTAEPVFMRDDQYEASFCDILCLPSQPVTLALATTDPTILHCMIFDGDEDEDPQRSDFNESGISAKTELSSKYMHVFERIELSVDVGISDKEETIEDEEFSVRFYSTQGSKFRYFVSHKSGVHGVRLPALIQLDKYQLSGEEPDFSVLRLPSVAEFMMCTQVSGQGPSAPLGLSLVPNLPNRLLAITRDCTAHLLPISLSLQIDVLSEKGNNEELMLFKSEGYALSTNYFMDRIKRMLQKRTQPLLHLVDGESLDTRALMQLMNHSRETFWNGYIVGITSAAEEVERRSEILRGRLLNMKQELMLLQESKHDLQVKAGLIAEQYEDLKDREEGFEKRLLRIYGILQQFTNESSSAELDMKRKLLVCQSDISRLESRLQMLKHAIGRRKVLPVTRPFLSEAQISITREILQRQSIDIRQVVTRMADLSEKLSVYGNE, from the exons ATGATGTTGGAAGCTCAACATAAATTGGAAAAGCTAAGGATTTTTTCTGAGCTTGAAGAATGCAAAGATACATATGCAGGTGGTAATCAGAAGCTACACCCATTTCAGATTTTAGGCTTTTCGACCTCAAAATGTTTTGTCTGGGATCACAGcaatgaaaatattctttgCCAAGTGATTGATCAAAGCAGTGAAAATATTCAG aCTATTGTGCTTACGTGTCCACCTAACTTTGATGTAACTTCTTTTGAGTTGAATGCTGATTGTTCAGCAGCCGTTGTTTATGGAAAAGATGGAGTTATAGCAATAGAGATGCCGGATGCACAGTTTTCATTGAGATCAAGACCACATGCCTCTTCTATTGGTGCAAA GTCTTCATTTATTGGAGAGACTTATTTTCTTCGTGACCCTTCGTTAGAAGTAATGGAAGTTAAATGGCACCCAGGATCACCAACGAATAGTCATTTATCTGTTCTAACGTCAGACAGCTGTTTCAG AACTTACGATATTTTCAATCCAAAGAAACCCCCAGTGAGCATTGGTGTTGGACGTAAAGCTGGTCAAGTTAGACGAGGAATTCCTAGCCCCAAGTTTTTGGGGGACACAGCCATTGCTTTCGACTTTGGACGTCCTGGCACTAATTTAGAAGCTCTGAGTGATGATGGCTCGTCTTGGACCTTTCCAGTATATGTGTTGTTTGGTGATGGAAGAGTGTATACCTTTAGAAGCAGCGTCAGTCAAATGGG aGGTAACGTGTCAGTAACTGCAGAGCCTGTATTTATGAGAGATGACCAATATGAAGCTAGTTTCTGTGACATACTGTGTTTACCGTCTCAGCCAGTAACTTTAGCCCTAGCTACAACTGATCCTACCATTCTTCATTGCATGATATTTGATGGGGATGAAGATGAAGATCCCCAg AGATCTGATTTCAATGAGTCAGGGATATCAGCTAAGACGGAATTGAGTTCAAAGTATATGCACGTTTTTGAGCGAATTGAACTTTCAGTCGATGTTGGGATTAGTGATAAAGAAGAAACCATCGAAGACGAGGAGTTTAGTGTGCGGTTCTATAGTACTCAGGGTTCCAAGTTCAG atACTTTGTATCTCACAAGAGTGGTGTGCATGGTGTACGGCTTCCGGCTTTAATTCAATTAGACAAATACCAGCTTTCAGGTGAAGAGCCAGACTTTTCAGTTTTGAGGCTGCCATCTGTAGCTGAATTTATGATGTGTACTCAAGTTTCAG GACAAGGACCATCTGCGCCACTCGGCCTTTCTCTTGTTCCAAACTTACCAAACAGACTGTTGGCCATCACTCGTGACTGTACAGCCCATTTGTTACCAATCTCACTGAGTTTACAAATCGACGTATTATCGGAGAAAGGAAATAATGAGGAGTTGATGCTATTCAAAAGTGAAGGATATGCCTTGagtacaaattattttatggATCGAATTAAGCGTATGTTGCAG aaaagaacGCAACCTTTGCTTCATCTTGTAGACGGTGAGAGCTTAGACACCCGTGCGCTGATGCAGCTTATGAATCACAGTCGAGAGACATTCTGGAATGGATACATAGTAGGAATCACCTCCGCGGCAGAAGAA GTCGAAAGAAGATCGGAAATTTTGAGAGGTAGGCTTCTGAATATGAAGCAAGAATTAATGCTTCTTCAAGAATCGAAACATGATTTGCAAGTAAAAGCTGGACTGATTGCTGAACAGTATGAAGATCTTAAAGATAGGGAAGAAGGCTTCGAGAAACG CCTTTTGCGTATTTATGGAATCCTTCAACAGTTTACGAACGAAAGTAGCAGTGCCGAATTGGATATGAAGCGGAAGCTCTTAGTCTGTCAGTCTGACATCTCCCGTCTTGAATCTAGATTGCAGATGCTCAAGCATGCTATAGGAAGAAGAAAAGTCTTACCAGTTACCAGACCCTTTTTAAGCGAAGCCCAAATCTCCATCACCAGGGAGATATTGCAAAGACA
- the LOC136034807 gene encoding nucleoporin 88-like isoform X3 yields the protein MMLEAQHKLEKLRIFSELEECKDTYAGGNQKLHPFQILGFSTSKCFVWDHSNENILCQVIDQSSENIQTIVLTCPPNFDVTSFELNADCSAAVVYGKDGVIAIEMPDAQFSLRSRPHASSIGAKSSFIGETYFLRDPSLEVMEVKWHPGSPTNSHLSVLTSDSCFRTYDIFNPKKPPVSIGVGRKAGQVRRGIPSPKFLGDTAIAFDFGRPGTNLEALSDDGSSWTFPVYVLFGDGRVYTFRSSVSQMGGNVSVTAEPVFMRDDQYEASFCDILCLPSQPVTLALATTDPTILHCMIFDGDEDEDPQRSDFNESGISAKTELSSKYMHVFERIELSVDVGISDKEETIEDEEFSVRFYSTQGSKFRYFVSHKSGVHGVRLPALIQLDKYQLSGEEPDFSVLRLPSVAEFMMCTQVSGQGPSAPLGLSLVPNLPNRLLAITRDCTAHLLPISLSLQIDVLSEKGNNEELMLFKSEGYALSTNYFMDRIKRMLQKKRTQPLLHLVDGESLDTRALMQLMNHSRETFWNGYIVGITSAAEEVERRSEILRGRLLNMKQELMLLQESKHDLQVKAGLIAEQYEDLKDREEGFEKRLLRIYRIL from the exons ATGATGTTGGAAGCTCAACATAAATTGGAAAAGCTAAGGATTTTTTCTGAGCTTGAAGAATGCAAAGATACATATGCAGGTGGTAATCAGAAGCTACACCCATTTCAGATTTTAGGCTTTTCGACCTCAAAATGTTTTGTCTGGGATCACAGcaatgaaaatattctttgCCAAGTGATTGATCAAAGCAGTGAAAATATTCAG aCTATTGTGCTTACGTGTCCACCTAACTTTGATGTAACTTCTTTTGAGTTGAATGCTGATTGTTCAGCAGCCGTTGTTTATGGAAAAGATGGAGTTATAGCAATAGAGATGCCGGATGCACAGTTTTCATTGAGATCAAGACCACATGCCTCTTCTATTGGTGCAAA GTCTTCATTTATTGGAGAGACTTATTTTCTTCGTGACCCTTCGTTAGAAGTAATGGAAGTTAAATGGCACCCAGGATCACCAACGAATAGTCATTTATCTGTTCTAACGTCAGACAGCTGTTTCAG AACTTACGATATTTTCAATCCAAAGAAACCCCCAGTGAGCATTGGTGTTGGACGTAAAGCTGGTCAAGTTAGACGAGGAATTCCTAGCCCCAAGTTTTTGGGGGACACAGCCATTGCTTTCGACTTTGGACGTCCTGGCACTAATTTAGAAGCTCTGAGTGATGATGGCTCGTCTTGGACCTTTCCAGTATATGTGTTGTTTGGTGATGGAAGAGTGTATACCTTTAGAAGCAGCGTCAGTCAAATGGG aGGTAACGTGTCAGTAACTGCAGAGCCTGTATTTATGAGAGATGACCAATATGAAGCTAGTTTCTGTGACATACTGTGTTTACCGTCTCAGCCAGTAACTTTAGCCCTAGCTACAACTGATCCTACCATTCTTCATTGCATGATATTTGATGGGGATGAAGATGAAGATCCCCAg AGATCTGATTTCAATGAGTCAGGGATATCAGCTAAGACGGAATTGAGTTCAAAGTATATGCACGTTTTTGAGCGAATTGAACTTTCAGTCGATGTTGGGATTAGTGATAAAGAAGAAACCATCGAAGACGAGGAGTTTAGTGTGCGGTTCTATAGTACTCAGGGTTCCAAGTTCAG atACTTTGTATCTCACAAGAGTGGTGTGCATGGTGTACGGCTTCCGGCTTTAATTCAATTAGACAAATACCAGCTTTCAGGTGAAGAGCCAGACTTTTCAGTTTTGAGGCTGCCATCTGTAGCTGAATTTATGATGTGTACTCAAGTTTCAG GACAAGGACCATCTGCGCCACTCGGCCTTTCTCTTGTTCCAAACTTACCAAACAGACTGTTGGCCATCACTCGTGACTGTACAGCCCATTTGTTACCAATCTCACTGAGTTTACAAATCGACGTATTATCGGAGAAAGGAAATAATGAGGAGTTGATGCTATTCAAAAGTGAAGGATATGCCTTGagtacaaattattttatggATCGAATTAAGCGTATGTTGCAG aagaaaagaacGCAACCTTTGCTTCATCTTGTAGACGGTGAGAGCTTAGACACCCGTGCGCTGATGCAGCTTATGAATCACAGTCGAGAGACATTCTGGAATGGATACATAGTAGGAATCACCTCCGCGGCAGAAGAA GTCGAAAGAAGATCGGAAATTTTGAGAGGTAGGCTTCTGAATATGAAGCAAGAATTAATGCTTCTTCAAGAATCGAAACATGATTTGCAAGTAAAAGCTGGACTGATTGCTGAACAGTATGAAGATCTTAAAGATAGGGAAGAAGGCTTCGAGAAACG CCTTTTGCGTATTTATAGAATCCTCTAG
- the LOC136034807 gene encoding nucleoporin 88-like isoform X1, with protein MMLEAQHKLEKLRIFSELEECKDTYAGGNQKLHPFQILGFSTSKCFVWDHSNENILCQVIDQSSENIQTIVLTCPPNFDVTSFELNADCSAAVVYGKDGVIAIEMPDAQFSLRSRPHASSIGAKSSFIGETYFLRDPSLEVMEVKWHPGSPTNSHLSVLTSDSCFRTYDIFNPKKPPVSIGVGRKAGQVRRGIPSPKFLGDTAIAFDFGRPGTNLEALSDDGSSWTFPVYVLFGDGRVYTFRSSVSQMGGNVSVTAEPVFMRDDQYEASFCDILCLPSQPVTLALATTDPTILHCMIFDGDEDEDPQRSDFNESGISAKTELSSKYMHVFERIELSVDVGISDKEETIEDEEFSVRFYSTQGSKFRYFVSHKSGVHGVRLPALIQLDKYQLSGEEPDFSVLRLPSVAEFMMCTQVSGQGPSAPLGLSLVPNLPNRLLAITRDCTAHLLPISLSLQIDVLSEKGNNEELMLFKSEGYALSTNYFMDRIKRMLQKKRTQPLLHLVDGESLDTRALMQLMNHSRETFWNGYIVGITSAAEEVERRSEILRGRLLNMKQELMLLQESKHDLQVKAGLIAEQYEDLKDREEGFEKRLLRIYGILQQFTNESSSAELDMKRKLLVCQSDISRLESRLQMLKHAIGRRKVLPVTRPFLSEAQISITREILQRQSIDIRQVVTRMADLSEKLSVYGNE; from the exons ATGATGTTGGAAGCTCAACATAAATTGGAAAAGCTAAGGATTTTTTCTGAGCTTGAAGAATGCAAAGATACATATGCAGGTGGTAATCAGAAGCTACACCCATTTCAGATTTTAGGCTTTTCGACCTCAAAATGTTTTGTCTGGGATCACAGcaatgaaaatattctttgCCAAGTGATTGATCAAAGCAGTGAAAATATTCAG aCTATTGTGCTTACGTGTCCACCTAACTTTGATGTAACTTCTTTTGAGTTGAATGCTGATTGTTCAGCAGCCGTTGTTTATGGAAAAGATGGAGTTATAGCAATAGAGATGCCGGATGCACAGTTTTCATTGAGATCAAGACCACATGCCTCTTCTATTGGTGCAAA GTCTTCATTTATTGGAGAGACTTATTTTCTTCGTGACCCTTCGTTAGAAGTAATGGAAGTTAAATGGCACCCAGGATCACCAACGAATAGTCATTTATCTGTTCTAACGTCAGACAGCTGTTTCAG AACTTACGATATTTTCAATCCAAAGAAACCCCCAGTGAGCATTGGTGTTGGACGTAAAGCTGGTCAAGTTAGACGAGGAATTCCTAGCCCCAAGTTTTTGGGGGACACAGCCATTGCTTTCGACTTTGGACGTCCTGGCACTAATTTAGAAGCTCTGAGTGATGATGGCTCGTCTTGGACCTTTCCAGTATATGTGTTGTTTGGTGATGGAAGAGTGTATACCTTTAGAAGCAGCGTCAGTCAAATGGG aGGTAACGTGTCAGTAACTGCAGAGCCTGTATTTATGAGAGATGACCAATATGAAGCTAGTTTCTGTGACATACTGTGTTTACCGTCTCAGCCAGTAACTTTAGCCCTAGCTACAACTGATCCTACCATTCTTCATTGCATGATATTTGATGGGGATGAAGATGAAGATCCCCAg AGATCTGATTTCAATGAGTCAGGGATATCAGCTAAGACGGAATTGAGTTCAAAGTATATGCACGTTTTTGAGCGAATTGAACTTTCAGTCGATGTTGGGATTAGTGATAAAGAAGAAACCATCGAAGACGAGGAGTTTAGTGTGCGGTTCTATAGTACTCAGGGTTCCAAGTTCAG atACTTTGTATCTCACAAGAGTGGTGTGCATGGTGTACGGCTTCCGGCTTTAATTCAATTAGACAAATACCAGCTTTCAGGTGAAGAGCCAGACTTTTCAGTTTTGAGGCTGCCATCTGTAGCTGAATTTATGATGTGTACTCAAGTTTCAG GACAAGGACCATCTGCGCCACTCGGCCTTTCTCTTGTTCCAAACTTACCAAACAGACTGTTGGCCATCACTCGTGACTGTACAGCCCATTTGTTACCAATCTCACTGAGTTTACAAATCGACGTATTATCGGAGAAAGGAAATAATGAGGAGTTGATGCTATTCAAAAGTGAAGGATATGCCTTGagtacaaattattttatggATCGAATTAAGCGTATGTTGCAG aagaaaagaacGCAACCTTTGCTTCATCTTGTAGACGGTGAGAGCTTAGACACCCGTGCGCTGATGCAGCTTATGAATCACAGTCGAGAGACATTCTGGAATGGATACATAGTAGGAATCACCTCCGCGGCAGAAGAA GTCGAAAGAAGATCGGAAATTTTGAGAGGTAGGCTTCTGAATATGAAGCAAGAATTAATGCTTCTTCAAGAATCGAAACATGATTTGCAAGTAAAAGCTGGACTGATTGCTGAACAGTATGAAGATCTTAAAGATAGGGAAGAAGGCTTCGAGAAACG CCTTTTGCGTATTTATGGAATCCTTCAACAGTTTACGAACGAAAGTAGCAGTGCCGAATTGGATATGAAGCGGAAGCTCTTAGTCTGTCAGTCTGACATCTCCCGTCTTGAATCTAGATTGCAGATGCTCAAGCATGCTATAGGAAGAAGAAAAGTCTTACCAGTTACCAGACCCTTTTTAAGCGAAGCCCAAATCTCCATCACCAGGGAGATATTGCAAAGACA